In a single window of the Ooceraea biroi isolate clonal line C1 chromosome 8, Obir_v5.4, whole genome shotgun sequence genome:
- the LOC105285819 gene encoding elongation of very long chain fatty acids protein AAEL008004, whose protein sequence is MNASAPPIDRMSNIYNNSVVRFWHNIFHDLSDPRTRDWFLISSPVPGASIIIGYLYFVLSWGPKHMEHRKPYQLRNVLVLYNFLQVLLSTWLFWEGMDGAWLNDYSWKCEPVDFSYSPHALRVARGVYIYFLAKISELLDTVFFVLRKKEKQITFLHMYHHTVMPMVSWGATKYYPGGHGTFIGVINSFVHIIMYTYYLLAALLPHHQYQRYLWWKKYITTLQMAQFCLAFLHSCQLLFYDCDYPRWSLILILPNAIFFYFLFSDFYNNAYTSKKENDGETVIQNSGKVNDAAEKVSNGEIPNGKGKSD, encoded by the exons ATGAACGCCAGCGCGCCACCAATCGACAGGATGTCTAATATCTACAACAACTCCGTTGTACGATTCTGGCACAACATATTCCACGATTTATCCG ATCCTCGGACCAGAGACTGGTTTCTCATATCATCGCCCGTACCCGGTGCCAGTATCATAATCGGGTATCTGTACTTCGTATTGTCATGGGGCCCGAAACACATGGAACATCGAAAGCCGTACCAATTGAGGAACGTCCTAGTCCTTTACAACTTCCTGCAGGTCCTTCTCAGCACATGGCTGTTCTGGGAAGGCATGGACGGCGCATGGCTCAACGACTACAGCTGGAAGTGTGAGCCAGTGGACTTCTCATATTCACCGCATGCTTTGAGA GTCGCGAGAGGcgtttacatatattttctggCGAAGATCTCGGAACTTCTGGACACCGTGTTCTTTGTATTGCGTAAGAAGGAAAAGCAGATTACGTTTCTTCACATGTATCACCACACCGTGATGCCGATGGTATCGTGGGGCGCTACGAAGTACTATCCTGGTGGTCATGGTACCTTTATAG GTGTCATCAACAGTTTCGTGCACATCATCATGTATACCTATTATCTCCTAGCAGCGCTACTACCTCATCATCAGTATCAACGATACCTCTGGTGGAAGAAATACATTACTACTCTGCAAATG GCTCAATTCTGTCTGGCCTTCCTGCATAGCTGCCAATTATTGTTCTACGATTGCGACTACCCGAGATGGTCACTTATACTGATCCTGCCGAACGCGATATTCTTCTACTTCCTGTTCTCGGATTTCTATAATAATGCATATACTTCCAAGAAGGAGAACGATGGCGAAACGGTTATCCAAAACTCGGGCAAAGTGAACGACGCCGCGGAGAAAGTGAGCAACGGCGAGATACCGAACGGAAAAGGGAAAAGCGACTAG
- the LOC113562475 gene encoding uncharacterized protein LOC113562475: MVVQNPHISSRQIERESGINRRSVLRILHRHKFYPYHLSLHQALHGMDFVNRVEFCQWAQQQIRINDSFFDTVLFTDEATFTNHGNVNLHNMHFWAVENPHWLRQIEHQRQWSLNVWCGIIDNKIIGPYFIDGHLNGNSYANFLEHNLVHLLEDLPLITRRTMWFQHDECPAHFSLVAKNKLNEKFTNRWIGRGGPVGWPARSPDLTPLDFFLWGTLKDMVYTSNHATTDH, encoded by the coding sequence ATGGTGGTTCAAAATCCGCACATTAGTTCGCGACAAATTGAACGAGAATCTGGTATTAATCGGAGGAGCGTACTCCGCATCTTGCATCGTCACAAATTCTATCCATATCACCTCAGCCTTCACCAAGCATTACATGGAATGGACTTTGTAAATCGTGTTGAATTTTGCCAATGGGCTCAACAACAGATTCGAATCAATGACTCATTTTTTGATACAGTGTTATTTACTGATGAGGCAACATTTACTAATCACGGGaatgttaatttacataatatgcatTTCTGGGCAGTGGAAAATCCTCATTGGCTGCGGCAGATTGAACACCAGAGACAATGGTCTTtgaatgtatggtgtggtatcatagataacaaaattattggtcCTTATTTTATCGACGGACATCTAAATGGCAACAGCTACGCCAATTTTCTAGAGCATAACTTGGTTCATTTATTAGAAGACCTGCCTTTAATCACACGACGAACAATGTGGTTCCAGCATGATGAATGCCCTGCTCATTTTTCATTAGTTGCGAAAAATaaacttaatgaaaaatttacaaatcgctggattggacgtggagGTCCTGTAGGGTGGCCAGCTCGTTCACCAGACTTGACACCactggatttctttttatggggAACCCTAAAAGACATGGTCTACACCTCAAATCATGCGACAACGGATCATTGA